From the genome of Pirellulales bacterium, one region includes:
- a CDS encoding helix-turn-helix domain-containing protein: MLTPQQVIEIQALLHAGELPMREIARRSGVSRGTVQAIADGRRQAAPQWPRNDYMRPDDDVPPRRCAGCGGMVHPPCRLCRVRRLKASGRGPQAEPRSNQRNERPHFRGFYR; encoded by the coding sequence ATGCTAACGCCGCAGCAGGTCATCGAGATTCAAGCGCTGCTCCATGCCGGCGAGTTGCCGATGCGCGAGATCGCGCGGCGCTCGGGTGTGAGCCGCGGCACAGTGCAGGCTATTGCCGACGGACGACGGCAGGCCGCGCCGCAGTGGCCTCGCAACGACTATATGCGGCCCGACGACGACGTGCCGCCGCGGCGCTGCGCGGGCTGCGGCGGAATGGTGCATCCGCCATGCCGCCTCTGTCGGGTGCGTCGGTTGAAGGCCTCCGGCCGGGGGCCGCAGGCAGAGCCCCGGTCCAACCAACGAAACGAGCGCCCGCATTTCAGAGGCTTCTACCGCTGA